A part of Drosophila bipectinata strain 14024-0381.07 chromosome 3L, DbipHiC1v2, whole genome shotgun sequence genomic DNA contains:
- the tut gene encoding uncharacterized protein tut isoform X1 encodes MDFERKYLVCQCNGTIRIQTRSFLFGDLRASLESGQGELFLTHIPKISDVNIPRRIVELASTLGDVYALRYKIDFTGISRGFAYLQYIDASLMEMAVKCLPKIFKAANLRISVKKSSNTRELMLRQVQKLTPVQVYQEMQKVCQFTSLRVFEYRPRQFFYIFGYVNNDQAANAHQSIRAVIRGFGSRAYIAWLHPTDTMSESKFTSRCCQKLDKNLNLRNPRKCNCFKF; translated from the exons ATGGACTTTGAAAGAAAATACCTAGTGTGCCAGTGTAACGGCACTATTAGAATACAAACCCGGAGCTTCCTGTTCGGGGATTTACGAGCTTCCCTAGAATCTGGACAGGGAGAG CTGTTTCTTACTCACATACCAAAGATATCGGATGTAAACATTCCACGGAGGATTGTGGAACTGGCCAGCACTCTGGGGGATGTGTACGCCCTGCGGTACAAGATTGATTTCACGGGCATTTCTCGTGGATTTGCATACTTGCAATATATTGATGCATCCCTTATGGAAATGGCTGTGAAATG TCTGCCAAAAATTTTCAAGGCAGCCAATCTACGAATCTCAGTGAAGAAATCGAGCAATACGCGGGAATTGATGCTGCGACAAGTTCAGAAGCTCACTCCGGTCCAGGTGTACCAGGAAATGCAAAAGGTCTGCCAGTTCACCTCGCTGCGGGTGTTCGAGTACCGACCTCGGCAGTTTTTTTACATCTTCGGATACGTCAACAACGACCAGGCTGCCAACGCTCATCAAAGTATCCGGGCCGTAATCCGCGGTTTCGGCTCCCGTGCATATATTGCCTGGCTACATCCGACCGATACGATGAGCGAAAGTAAATTTACATCCAGATGCTGCCAGAAGCTGGACAAGAACCTTAATCTTCGTAATCCACGCAAGTgcaattgttttaaattttaa
- the tut gene encoding uncharacterized protein tut isoform X2 has translation MDFERKYLVCQCNGTIRIQTRSFLFGDLRASLESGQGEISDVNIPRRIVELASTLGDVYALRYKIDFTGISRGFAYLQYIDASLMEMAVKCLPKIFKAANLRISVKKSSNTRELMLRQVQKLTPVQVYQEMQKVCQFTSLRVFEYRPRQFFYIFGYVNNDQAANAHQSIRAVIRGFGSRAYIAWLHPTDTMSESKFTSRCCQKLDKNLNLRNPRKCNCFKF, from the exons ATGGACTTTGAAAGAAAATACCTAGTGTGCCAGTGTAACGGCACTATTAGAATACAAACCCGGAGCTTCCTGTTCGGGGATTTACGAGCTTCCCTAGAATCTGGACAGGGAGAG ATATCGGATGTAAACATTCCACGGAGGATTGTGGAACTGGCCAGCACTCTGGGGGATGTGTACGCCCTGCGGTACAAGATTGATTTCACGGGCATTTCTCGTGGATTTGCATACTTGCAATATATTGATGCATCCCTTATGGAAATGGCTGTGAAATG TCTGCCAAAAATTTTCAAGGCAGCCAATCTACGAATCTCAGTGAAGAAATCGAGCAATACGCGGGAATTGATGCTGCGACAAGTTCAGAAGCTCACTCCGGTCCAGGTGTACCAGGAAATGCAAAAGGTCTGCCAGTTCACCTCGCTGCGGGTGTTCGAGTACCGACCTCGGCAGTTTTTTTACATCTTCGGATACGTCAACAACGACCAGGCTGCCAACGCTCATCAAAGTATCCGGGCCGTAATCCGCGGTTTCGGCTCCCGTGCATATATTGCCTGGCTACATCCGACCGATACGATGAGCGAAAGTAAATTTACATCCAGATGCTGCCAGAAGCTGGACAAGAACCTTAATCTTCGTAATCCACGCAAGTgcaattgttttaaattttaa
- the tut gene encoding uncharacterized protein tut isoform X3 produces the protein MAANLRISVKKSSNTRELMLRQVQKLTPVQVYQEMQKVCQFTSLRVFEYRPRQFFYIFGYVNNDQAANAHQSIRAVIRGFGSRAYIAWLHPTDTMSESKFTSRCCQKLDKNLNLRNPRKCNCFKF, from the exons ATG GCAGCCAATCTACGAATCTCAGTGAAGAAATCGAGCAATACGCGGGAATTGATGCTGCGACAAGTTCAGAAGCTCACTCCGGTCCAGGTGTACCAGGAAATGCAAAAGGTCTGCCAGTTCACCTCGCTGCGGGTGTTCGAGTACCGACCTCGGCAGTTTTTTTACATCTTCGGATACGTCAACAACGACCAGGCTGCCAACGCTCATCAAAGTATCCGGGCCGTAATCCGCGGTTTCGGCTCCCGTGCATATATTGCCTGGCTACATCCGACCGATACGATGAGCGAAAGTAAATTTACATCCAGATGCTGCCAGAAGCTGGACAAGAACCTTAATCTTCGTAATCCACGCAAGTgcaattgttttaaattttaa
- the LOC108119653 gene encoding as-peptide 126: MKFFAVCFFAVVAVAAAKPGIVAPLAAAPLAYTAPAVVGSAAYVAPYASSYTANTVAHSAAFPAAYTAPIAAAAYTAPIATAAYTAPVAAAYTAPLAAAYTSPVAAAYTAPVAAAYSAPIAAPVAAAYTAPIARYAAAPIAAPVAAAYTAPIAAAAAPVLLKK; the protein is encoded by the exons ATGAAATTC TTCGCCGTCTGCTTCTTCGCTGTtgtggctgtggctgctgcCAAGCCTGGAATTGTGGCTCCTCTGGCGGCTGCTCCTCTGGCCTACACTGCCCCGGCTGTGGTCGGCAGTGCCGCTTACGTGGCTCCCTACGCCTCCAGCTACACGGCTAACACCGTGGCCCACAGCGCTGCCTTCCCCGCCGCCTACACCGCTCCCATTGCCGCTGCCGCGTACACCGCTCCCATTGCCACTGCCGCCTACACCGCTCCAGTCGCCGCCGCCTACACCGCCCCTCTCGCTGCCGCCTACACCTCCCCAGTCGCCGCCGCCTACACCGCCCCTGTGGCCGCCGCCTACTCCGCTCCCATTGCTGCCCCAGTTGCCGCTGCCTACACCGCCCCAATTGCCCGCTACGCTGCTGCCCCGATTGCCGCTCCTGTGGCAGCCGCCTACACTGCTCCCAtcgcagctgctgctgccccTGTCCTCCTGAAGAAGTAA
- the tut gene encoding uncharacterized protein tut isoform X4, which produces MDFERKYLVCQCNGTIRIQTRSFLFGDLRASLESGQGELFLTHIPKISDVNIPRRIVELASTLGDVYALRYKIDFTGISRGFAYLQYIDASLMEMAVKWQPIYESQ; this is translated from the exons ATGGACTTTGAAAGAAAATACCTAGTGTGCCAGTGTAACGGCACTATTAGAATACAAACCCGGAGCTTCCTGTTCGGGGATTTACGAGCTTCCCTAGAATCTGGACAGGGAGAG CTGTTTCTTACTCACATACCAAAGATATCGGATGTAAACATTCCACGGAGGATTGTGGAACTGGCCAGCACTCTGGGGGATGTGTACGCCCTGCGGTACAAGATTGATTTCACGGGCATTTCTCGTGGATTTGCATACTTGCAATATATTGATGCATCCCTTATGGAAATGGCTGTGAAATG GCAGCCAATCTACGAATCTCAGTGA
- the eIF4E3 gene encoding eukaryotic translation initiation factor 4E1, with amino-acid sequence MVFTGYEGVGRQRPKDSEWLQCVKNPDWDQNLAKYGDEDLVATGEQELQPSLNRVVSLIDYDLSIKHPLEHTWTLWHWENDRHKSWSDMLSDVTSFNTVEDFFSVYYFIKPPSDLKIYNDYMVFKEGVRPMWEDDVNKEGGRWMMLLDKVSKTFMDKIWHDLLLCTIGECFDYSEQICGVVINVRHKANKLSLWTKDSRNVQAILSIGKQMKQMLPLGNLEIQYQVHKDAMVQHGPNVNAIYKL; translated from the exons ATGGTATTCACCGGTTACGAAGGTGTTGGGCGTCAACGTCCAAAAGATTCTG AATGGCTACAGTGTGTTAAGAATCCAGACTGGGATCAGAATCTGGCCAAGTATGGAGATGAGGATCTTGTGGCCACCGGGGAACAGGAGCTTCAACCCTCGTTGAATCGAGTGGTAAGCCTCATTGATTACGATCTGTCCATAAAGCATCCATTGGAGCACACTTGGACGCTGTGGCATTGGGAGAACGATCGTCACAAGAGCTGGAGTGACATGCTCAGCGACGTGACGAGCTTCAATACCGTTGAGGATTTCTTCAGTGTGTACTACTTCATCAAGCCACCATCGGACTTGAAGATTTATAATGACTATATGGTGTTCAAAGAAGGTGTTCG TCCCATGTGGGAGGATGACGTCAATAAGGAGGGTGGTCGCTGGATGATGCTTTTGGACAAAGTTTCTAAGACATTTATGGATAAGATTTGGCACGATTTG CTTTTATGCACCATTGGTGAATGTTTTGATTACTCTGAACAAATTTGCGGCGTGGTCATCAATGTGCGCCATAAGGCCAACAAGTTAT CTCTTTGGACTAAGGACTCCCGCAATGTCCAGGCTATTCTTTCCATTGGCAAACAGATGAAGCAGATGCTACCACTCGGGAATCTCGAGATCCAGTACCAGGTGCACAAGGACGCTATGGTGCAGCACGGTCCGAATGTGAACGCTATATACAAGTTGTAG
- the LOC108119647 gene encoding uncharacterized protein: protein MQDPSEEMLDRHFRQQVARFQDVFHNKACPSDRLIMASWMKVFEAVPLNQKLARNGLMLLIHAHLKDFGNLRAPFTDVRNCKKDLNGLLDSYRGITETGCKDKSSSLLSQKTIPSTPLPKEQHRLMKRNNSTSQPHRMQFHSRVLEPIMEDTEPSEMAPSTSRHGASLIGTKSFAKQSPGECSGIQRPYLRFSPAKTQNNQSVRQKILVFEKKKPLVKKSAPMASVKLAIHPNEDTTRRAPSSELPLPEQDPKKPHIPTHLTRRPSAVRNLKNCFQEMAERVRDPSENSQTPFFKTKAPTPAPPKKVAFATRDSAMMPRPSSSSKDTAKYKRRDSPAPPPRLYGGYSESSDEILRGLPKSEPKNLCNECPLFTDDDVQAFETGANKALERLKLWKGAPNSLNFFTTCLDISHQDSGSQEWQDLDKQLEHEIIRWVRRESKKKVRRSRSTVDQESNLFEASGELRCWEKLKELCKLHGPRKIAPDVLRKVTKAMDEKCHQLKKEIYSVNGERANFSE, encoded by the coding sequence ATGCAGGATCCAAGCGAGGAAATGCTGGATCGCCACTTCCGACAGCAAGTAGCCCGGTTCCAGGATGTGTTCCATAATAAGGCCTGTCCCTCTGATCGCCTAATTATGGCAAGTTGGATGAAGGTCTTTGAAGCTGTGCCGCTCAACCAGAAGTTGGCCCGAAACGGTCTGATGCTACTGATCCACGCCCATCTGAAGGACTTTGGAAACCTTCGAGCTCCGTTTACGGATGTACGAAACTGCAAAAAGGATCTCAACGGGTTACTAGACAGCTACCGGGGAATTACAGAGACGGGTTGCAAGGACAAATCATCCTCACTCCTTTCACAGAAGACCATTCCCAGCACGCCTTTACCCAAGGAGCAGCACCGATTGATGAAAAGGAATAATTCTACCAGTCAGCCACATCGGATGCAGTTCCACTCCCGTGTCTTGGAACCTATCATGGAAGATACGGAGCCCTCGGAAATGGCTCCCTCTACCAGTAGACACGGAGCATCGCTAATCGGGACGAAGAGCTTCGCCAAACAGTCCCCAGGCGAGTGCTCAGGTATCCAAAGGCCCTATCTACGCTTCAGTCCTGCAAAGACACAAAATAACCAAAGTGTAAGGCAGAAGATCTTAGTTTTCGAAAAGAAGAAGCCACTTGTTAAAAAATCAGCTCCAATGGCAAGTGTAAAATTGGCAATTCACCCTAACGAGGATACAACTAGGCGTGCCCCATCCTCAGAGCTGCCATTACCAGAGCAAGATCCCAAGAAACCCCATATCCCAACCCATTTAACCAGACGACCGAGTGCTGTgagaaatttgaaaaattgctTTCAAGAAATGGCGGAACGCGTTAGAGATCCTTCTGAAAATAGTCAGACACCTTTCTTTAAAACTAAAGCTCCAACTCCAGCACCGCCAAAAAAAGTAGCTTTTGCTACAAGGGACTCGGCTATGATGCCCAGACCATCTAGTTCTTCCAAGGATACCGCGAAATACAAACGTAGAGACAGTCCAGCGCCTCCACCCAGATTATATGGGGGGTATAGCGAGTCATCCGATGAAATTCTTAGGGGTTTGCCAAAAAGTGAGCCAAAAAATCTTTGCAACGAATGTCCCTTATTCACAGACGACGATGTCCAGGCTTTTGAAACTGGCGCTAATAAAGCCCTGGAACGTTTAAAACTTTGGAAAGGAGCTCCAAATAGCTTGAACTTTTTCACAACCTGCCTGGACATAAGCCACCAGGACTCGGGTTCACAGGAATGGCAGGATTTGGACAAACAACTAGAGCACGAAATTATTCGGTGGGTTCGACGCGAATCGAAGAAGAAAGTTAGGAGGAGCCGAAGCACGGTCGACCAGGAATCGAATCTCTTCGAGGCAAGCGGAGAATTGAGGTGTTGGGAGAAGCTGAAGGAACTCTGCAAGCTACACGGCCCTAGAAAAATCGCTCCGGATGTCCTTCGTAAAGTCACCAAGGCCATGGACGAAAAGTGCCATCAGTTGAAGAAGGAGATCTACTCGGTCAATGGGGAGCGCGCGAACTTCTCTGAGTAA
- the LOC108119649 gene encoding uncharacterized protein, producing MSDLNECELDRHFKSQLRVMGDVYVNISREDLEVSQRWLELFQQAKRQDKYARNCLMLLMYDQLKELGHLETPFLDLENLRLPLDDVLSQYEGRKEEDQVSVAREVAETDTNGSECDAGSSRCGSQECTSNVDFLDGLCPDFESIKQANAALLNEISLLHSKALETEKLYRCQHQQLDKKLAEKPKVTQLNTWQEKVWQSTVQSIGRLNEWASSDCPFDFVSSILGPFLKNEPELSSQLYKLDRHFNATLKKLVFQECDRREGNVRMLYEQLIMAQKESQKFKDHQMHKAQEALKLEFKKLRVLSEELQRREELTQRHQSASGDLDLCQYCQVGAKSRSRSLHPPDRQGCTRVGPCEICEEKSSPTRFKDVIRNSRRKSIFNEDLEKFAEGLSDLSDGKA from the coding sequence ATGAGTGACCTTAACGAGTGCGAACTGGACCGACACTTCAAGAGCCAACTGCGGGTGATGGGCGATGTGTACGTGAATATAAGTCGCGAGGACCTCGAGGTGAGCCAGCGCTGGTTGGAGCTCTTCCAGCAGGCGAAGCGCCAGGACAAGTACGCCCGCAACTGCCTGATGCTGCTCATGTATGACCAGTTGAAAGAGTTGGGCCACCTGGAGACGCCCTTCCTAGACTTGGAAAACTTGCGCCTGCCACTGGATGACGTCCTCAGCCAATACGAGGGCAGGAAGGAGGAAGATCAAGTCTCGGTCGCAAGAGAGGTCGCCGAGACTGACACCAATGGTTCGGAGTGTGATGCTGGTAGCAGCCGTTGTGGCTCCCAGGAATGCACCTCCAACGTAGATTTTCTGGATGGATTGTGCCCCGACTTTGAGTCCATCAAACAGGCCAATGCGGCTCTCCTCAACGAGATTTCGTTGCTGCACTCCAAGGCGCTGGAGACGGAGAAGCTCTACAGATGCCAGCACCAGCAGCTGGACAAAAAGCTGGCCGAGAAACCCAAGGTTACACAGCTGAACACCTGGCAGGAAAAGGTCTGGCAATCGACAGTGCAATCCATAGGACGCCTCAACGAATGGGCTAGTTCCGACTGTCCCTTCGACTTTGTGTCCTCCATTTTGGGACCGTTCCTCAAGAATGAACCGGAACTAAGCTCACAGCTGTACAAACTGGACCGGCATTTCAATGCAACGCTGAAAAAATTGGTGTTCCAAGAGTGCGATCGGCGGGAGGGCAATGTACGCATGCTGTACGAGCAGCTCATCATGGCTCAGAAGGAGTCCCAAAAATTCAAGGACCACCAGATGCATAAAGCGCAGGAAGCTTTGAAGTTAGAGTTTAAAAAGCTACGTGTTCTCTCCGAGGAATTGCAGAGACGGGAGGAGCTTACCCAAAGACATCAATCAGCTTCAGGGGATCTAGACCTTTGCCAATATTGTCAGGTGGGAGCAAAGTCCCGAAGCAGGTCTTTACATCCCCCCGACAGGCAAGGATGCACCAGGGTAGGACCCTGCGAGATCTGCGAGGAGAAATCCAGCCCAACCAGGTTCAAAGATGTGATACGCAACAGTCGCAGGAAGTCTATTTTCAACGAGGATCTGGAAAAGTTCGCCGAAGGTCTAAGCGATCTGTCCGATGGAAAGGCCTAG
- the LOC108119651 gene encoding vitelline membrane protein Vm26Ab: MFKFAAIFFAVVAVAAAKPGIVAPLAYTAPAVVGSAAYVAPYASSYTAHTVAHSAAFPAAYTAPIAAAAYTAPIATPIAAAYTAPVAAAYTAPVARLAAPYAAAYTSPLAYSAPYVARPYVAAAAAPLLLKK, translated from the exons atgtTCAAATTC GCTGCTATCTTCTTCGCTGTtgtggctgtggctgctgcCAAGCCCGGAATCGTTGCTCCTCTGGCCTACACCGCCCCCGCTGTGGTCGGCAGTGCCGCTTACGTGGCTCCCTACGCCTCCAGTTACACCGCTCACACGGTAGCCCACAGCGCCGCCTTCCCCGCCGCCTACACCGCTCCCATTGCCGCTGCCGCCTATACCGCTCCCATCGCAACTCCCATTGCCGCTGCCTACACCGCCCCAGTTGCTGCCGCCTACACCGCTCCGGTAGCCCGACTTGCCGCCCCCTATGCTGCCGCATACACCTCCCCCTTGGCCTACAGTGCGCCGTACGTTGCCCGTCCGTACGttgccgccgctgccgctcCCCTTCTGCTGAAGAAGTAA
- the LOC108119648 gene encoding uncharacterized protein, producing the protein MSFTSFVKLMRELAYMLTVPLGPHQDFIYDVRVLCNAIQTQLYLDNATFKDHLGQLDKTAALVDDLNLDMPLNFQLFLPVRLPVPVTATYDDKNRTVQFTRPDFEHPFFLGNAVNYKRMNLLLQKEIERAVDRLGCVCGYTGAIYDLNYTVWCYQKVPFIHQLVAVERGPYQRCIRFDFVLALEFDGTDVPLPPCYEASISHRWIAYGMVPPKGSTGIQSSTEWAVLVPKWQSAGAGNRLRELNTMILLHRLLRAQQCDSYALPVALKLGFSLTTEERGESYQELGVADLLMSTFGHMVFCNFWDIFGKLAEGDKDAKRSKFLEVRKQQLRAKGIFFVLVEAMRTNTIDTEFTYGLFRYIYIPPPPICYWQSVEDYMTKMPILDNPCLPERRRSI; encoded by the exons atgtcTTTTACTAGCTTTGTCAAGCTTATGAGGGAATTGGCATACATGTTAACGGTGCCCCTGGGGCCTCACCAGGATTTTATATATGACGTACGCGTCCTGTGCAATGCGATCCAGACGCAGTTGTATCTGGACAACGCGACATTCAAGGACCATTTGGGTCAGTTGGATAAAACAG CTGCCCTTGTGGATGATCTGAATCTGGATATGCCGCTAAACTTTCAACTATTTCTGCCTGTCCGACTCCCAGTGCCTGTTACTGCGACCTATGATGATAAGAACAGGACAGTGCAGTTCACCAGGCCGGACTTTGAGCATCCGTTCTTCTTGGGCAATGCTGTGAATTACAAGCGCATGAACCTATTGCTTCAAAAGGAGATTGAAAGAGCGGTTGACAGGCTGGGATGTGTCTGTGGATACACCGGAGCTATTTACGATTTAAATTACACAGTCTGGTGTTATCAGAAGGTGCCTTTCATTCACCAACTAGTCGCTGTGGAACGGGGTCCATATCAACGTTGCATTCGCTTTGACTTCGTGTTGGCCTTGGAATTCGATGGGACGGATGTTCCACTGCCTCCGTGCTACGAAGCCTCTATTAGCCACCGATGGATCGCCTATGGCATGGTGCCGCCAAAAGGAAGTACTGGTATCCAAAGCTCTACGGAGTGGGCTGTCCTTGTTCCTAAATGGCAGTCGGCGGGTGCTGGTAACCGCCTGAGGGAGCTCAATACCATGATTCTCCTCCATCGACTACTGCGAGCCCAGCAATGCGACAGCTATGCCCTGCCTGTCGCCTTGAAGCTTGGTTTCTCCTTGACCACCGAGGAACGTGGCGAAAGCTACCAAGAGTTAGGCGTTGCCGACCTATTGATGTCG ACTTTCGGCCATATGGTGTTTTGCAACTTCTGGGATATTTTTGGGAAACTTGCAGAGGGCGACAAAGATGCCAAAAGAAGTAAATTTTTGGAAGTCCGAAAGCAGCAGTTGCGTGCCAagggaatattttttgttctgGTCGAGGCGATGCGAACAAATACGATCGACACGGAGTTTACATATGGACTCTTCCGGTACATCTACATCCCGCCGCCACCGATATGCTATTGGCAATCCGTGGAGGATTACATGACGAAAATGCCCATACTCGACAATCCATGTTTGCCAGAACGCCGCAGAAGCATTTGA
- the LOC108119656 gene encoding uncharacterized protein, which yields MLVKVLMLALLVALSQAKPQLLVTAPVSYATGVGGSWLAAATPSAYYPAYASYPAYASYAYSPVYGAYATYPYYSYLRR from the exons ATGTTGGTCAAGGTTTTAATG CTTGCATTGCTAGTGGCACTGAGCCAGGCGAAGCCTCAGCTGCTGGTCACTGCGCCGGTGAGTTATGCAACTGGAGTGGGCGGGTCCTGGTTAGCCGCTGCCACGCCCTCGGCCTATTATCCGGCGTATGCCAGCTATCCGGCCTACGCGTCGTATGCGTATTCTCCGGTTTATGGCGCATACGCCACGTATCCCTACTACTCCTACCTGAGGCGCTGA